The proteins below come from a single Acidobacteriota bacterium genomic window:
- a CDS encoding 3-hydroxyacyl-CoA dehydrogenase NAD-binding domain-containing protein: MHKRIDKVAVLGAGTMGARIAAHLANAGVPCFLLDIVPPGTAPDAPKADRNKIVSAGLEAAKKSKPAAFFTAAAARLVTIGNFEDDLALLQQADWIIEAVAENLEIKRGLLKKVEAVRRPGAIITTNTSGLPVAKIAEGFSEDFRKSWFGTHFFNPPRYMRLLELITTPDSDPAAVEAVSRFGDVRLGKGIVHAKDTPNFIANRIGTFSVLNVMRVMQELDLSIEDVDALTGTAVGWPKSATFRTIDLVGLDILGHVVANLTSVRVAADGQASGKATLSDERSDLAVPAFYQQMLERKLLGDKTGGGFYKRVKGAPEGQDRLALDWKTLEYAPRKKPKFPQLEMAKSIESLPERLKMLFSGDPAKDKAAAFYWTTLSDLWTYAANRIPEISDTVVEIDRAMKLGFNWELGPFELWDAAGVPQTVARMKKEGKPVAANVEKLLAGGAASWYQEHPEVPSGRSYFDLAKLGYKPVDVPEGVWSVAVAKRGGTKVVKKNAGASLVDLGDGVGCIEFHSKMNALGGDIIQLVQQTLKPGSDIGANFDAFVITNDAQHFSVGANIMLLLMAVQEEEWDDIELMIRQFQGMTQAIKFSPKPVVVAPFGMTLGGGCEVTLHGAARQPHAELYLGMVEVGVGLIPGGGGCKEMTLRAVEQAEALRPGGRGESVEIMEAMKKAFETVAMAKVTTSAEEGRGLGFLHESDEITMNRDRVLTDAKLKALELVRSYRPPVMRTDIPAPGESILATLKLGVHLMRQGEYISDHEVKIASKVAEVLCGGAVSPGTPVSEQYLLDLEREAFKSLCGEKKTQERIQYTLKTGKTLRN; the protein is encoded by the coding sequence ATGCATAAACGTATCGACAAGGTCGCGGTCCTGGGCGCCGGAACCATGGGCGCGCGCATCGCCGCGCACCTGGCCAACGCCGGTGTTCCCTGCTTCCTGCTGGATATCGTCCCGCCCGGCACGGCGCCGGACGCACCCAAAGCCGACCGCAACAAGATCGTCAGCGCCGGCCTCGAGGCCGCGAAAAAGTCCAAGCCGGCGGCGTTCTTTACCGCCGCCGCCGCGCGCCTGGTCACCATCGGCAATTTCGAGGATGACCTCGCGCTGCTGCAGCAGGCTGACTGGATCATTGAAGCCGTCGCGGAGAACCTTGAGATCAAGCGCGGCCTGCTGAAGAAGGTGGAAGCCGTCCGCCGCCCCGGCGCCATCATCACCACCAACACCAGCGGACTGCCGGTCGCGAAGATCGCCGAAGGTTTTTCCGAAGACTTTCGCAAGTCGTGGTTCGGCACGCACTTCTTCAATCCGCCGCGCTACATGCGCCTGCTCGAGCTCATCACCACGCCCGATAGCGACCCGGCCGCGGTCGAAGCCGTCAGCCGCTTCGGCGACGTGCGTCTCGGCAAGGGCATCGTCCACGCCAAGGACACACCCAACTTCATCGCTAACCGCATCGGCACCTTCAGCGTGCTGAACGTGATGCGCGTGATGCAGGAGCTCGATCTCTCCATCGAAGACGTGGACGCGCTCACCGGCACGGCCGTCGGCTGGCCCAAGTCCGCCACCTTCCGCACCATCGATCTGGTCGGACTCGATATCCTGGGCCATGTGGTCGCGAACCTGACATCGGTCAGGGTCGCGGCCGACGGTCAAGCGAGCGGCAAAGCCACGCTCTCGGACGAACGCTCCGACCTCGCCGTCCCCGCGTTTTATCAGCAGATGCTCGAGCGCAAGCTCCTCGGCGACAAGACCGGCGGAGGATTCTACAAGCGCGTAAAGGGCGCTCCGGAAGGACAAGACCGCCTCGCCCTCGATTGGAAGACACTCGAGTACGCGCCGCGCAAGAAGCCGAAGTTTCCGCAACTCGAGATGGCCAAGAGCATTGAGTCGCTGCCCGAGCGTCTCAAGATGTTGTTCAGCGGAGATCCGGCAAAAGACAAGGCCGCCGCCTTCTACTGGACCACGCTCTCCGACCTCTGGACGTACGCCGCCAACCGCATCCCCGAGATCTCGGACACCGTGGTCGAGATCGATCGCGCCATGAAGCTCGGCTTCAACTGGGAGCTGGGCCCGTTCGAGTTGTGGGATGCTGCCGGCGTGCCGCAGACCGTCGCGCGCATGAAGAAGGAAGGCAAGCCGGTCGCGGCGAATGTGGAGAAGCTGCTGGCCGGCGGCGCGGCCAGCTGGTATCAGGAACATCCCGAAGTCCCCTCCGGCCGCTCTTACTTCGATCTTGCCAAGCTCGGTTATAAGCCGGTGGACGTCCCCGAAGGCGTGTGGTCGGTCGCCGTCGCGAAGCGCGGCGGAACGAAAGTGGTGAAGAAGAACGCGGGCGCGTCGCTCGTCGACCTCGGCGACGGTGTCGGCTGCATCGAGTTCCATTCCAAGATGAACGCGCTCGGCGGCGACATCATCCAGCTCGTCCAGCAGACGCTGAAACCGGGCTCTGACATCGGCGCGAACTTCGACGCCTTCGTCATCACCAACGACGCGCAGCATTTCTCCGTCGGCGCCAACATCATGCTGCTGCTCATGGCCGTCCAGGAAGAGGAGTGGGACGACATCGAGCTGATGATCCGCCAGTTCCAGGGCATGACGCAGGCCATCAAGTTCTCGCCCAAGCCGGTGGTGGTCGCGCCTTTCGGCATGACGCTCGGCGGCGGCTGCGAGGTCACGCTGCACGGCGCCGCGCGCCAGCCGCACGCGGAACTCTACCTGGGGATGGTCGAAGTCGGCGTGGGACTCATCCCCGGCGGCGGCGGCTGCAAAGAGATGACGCTGCGCGCCGTGGAACAAGCGGAAGCGCTCCGGCCGGGCGGCCGCGGTGAATCGGTCGAGATCATGGAAGCGATGAAAAAGGCGTTCGAGACCGTGGCGATGGCCAAGGTCACGACGTCGGCGGAAGAAGGCCGCGGCCTCGGCTTCCTGCATGAGTCCGACGAGATCACCATGAACCGCGACCGCGTCCTCACCGACGCGAAGTTGAAAGCGCTGGAACTCGTCCGCAGCTACCGGCCGCCGGTCATGCGCACGGACATTCCCGCGCCCGGCGAGAGCATCCTTGCGACGTTAAAGCTCGGCGTCCATCTAATGCGGCAGGGCGAGTACATCTCCGACCACGAAGTGAAGATCGCCAGCAAAGTCGCCGAAGTGCTGTGCGGTGGCGCCGTCTCGCCGGGGACGCCGGTGAGCGAGCAGTACTTGCTCGATCTCGAACGCGAGGCGTTCAAGTCGCTCTGCGGCGAGAAGAAGACGCAGGAACGCATCCAGTACACGCTCAAGACGGGAAAGACGCTACGCAATTGA
- a CDS encoding metalloregulator ArsR/SmtB family transcription factor: protein MTSDHLSSTFAALADPTRRAILARLTAGEASVTQLAEPFEMSMPAVSKHLKVLERAGLIARGREAQWRPCRLKAARLKEVSDWVAHYQRFWSESFDRLDEYLKEMQQKESRFEMTSEKTSAKIKESKTKEKKDDSK from the coding sequence GTGACTTCAGACCACCTCAGCAGCACCTTTGCCGCACTTGCCGACCCTACGCGGCGCGCGATCCTGGCTCGCCTGACTGCGGGCGAGGCTTCGGTGACGCAACTGGCGGAGCCCTTCGAGATGAGCATGCCGGCGGTATCCAAACATCTCAAAGTGCTGGAGCGAGCCGGGCTGATCGCGCGCGGGCGCGAGGCGCAGTGGCGTCCGTGCCGGCTCAAGGCGGCGCGGTTGAAAGAAGTATCCGACTGGGTCGCGCACTACCAGCGCTTCTGGTCGGAGAGCTTCGACCGTCTGGACGAATACCTCAAGGAGATGCAGCAGAAGGAATCGCGTTTCGAAATGACGTCCGAAAAGACATCCGCAAAAATAAAGGAATCGAAGACGAAGGAGAAGAAAGATGACAGTAAATAG
- a CDS encoding SRPBCC family protein — protein sequence MTVNSSLLAVTMPNDTDILMAREFNAPRELVFAAWTDPKHVPQWLLGPEGWTMPVCEIDLRPGGKWHWVWRKADGCEMEMRGEYRVVKPPERLVSTERWQGDWPETINTLVLTEKDGKTTASMTVHYPSKEARDAAFKTGMAGGVEVSFNRLDGYLKEMQKEKGHVR from the coding sequence ATGACAGTAAATAGCAGCCTGCTCGCGGTAACCATGCCCAACGACACAGACATCCTGATGGCGCGCGAGTTCAACGCGCCGCGCGAACTCGTCTTCGCAGCCTGGACCGATCCCAAGCACGTGCCGCAATGGCTGCTTGGCCCCGAGGGTTGGACGATGCCGGTGTGCGAGATCGACCTGCGTCCCGGCGGCAAGTGGCACTGGGTCTGGCGCAAAGCCGACGGCTGTGAGATGGAGATGCGCGGTGAGTATCGCGTGGTCAAGCCACCGGAGCGGCTCGTCAGCACGGAACGCTGGCAAGGCGACTGGCCGGAGACCATCAACACACTCGTCCTGACCGAAAAGGACGGCAAGACCACTGCCAGCATGACCGTCCATTACCCGTCGAAAGAAGCGCGCGACGCCGCGTTCAAGACCGGCATGGCGGGCGGCGTGGAAGTCAGCTTCAATCGTCTCGACGGCTATCTGAAGGAGATGCAGAAGGAGAAGGGCCATGTCCGTTAG
- a CDS encoding SRPBCC domain-containing protein, with product MSVSKTNYENPGAVADDREVVIERTFNAPVEKVWRALTDETQMKQWYFPQMPAFQPVVGFETKVDVPHEGKVYEHLWKVTEAVPNRKIAYTWKYVGYPGESVVSFELFPEGQKTRLKLSHTGLDTFLPKQHPEMASKNFFGGWTHFGGELAKFLEKQEAR from the coding sequence ATGTCCGTTAGCAAGACGAACTACGAGAACCCAGGCGCAGTGGCTGACGACCGCGAGGTCGTGATCGAGCGCACCTTCAACGCGCCGGTGGAGAAGGTATGGCGCGCGCTCACCGACGAGACGCAGATGAAGCAGTGGTACTTCCCGCAGATGCCGGCGTTCCAGCCGGTGGTCGGCTTCGAGACCAAGGTGGACGTGCCGCACGAGGGCAAGGTCTATGAACATCTCTGGAAGGTCACCGAGGCGGTGCCCAACCGGAAGATCGCGTACACATGGAAGTACGTGGGATATCCGGGCGAGTCGGTGGTGAGTTTCGAGCTGTTTCCAGAAGGCCAGAAGACGAGACTGAAGTTGAGCCACACGGGGCTCGATACGTTCCTGCCGAAGCAGCATCCGGAGATGGCGAGCAAGAACTTCTTTGGCGGCTGGACGCACTTTGGCGGCGAGCTGGCGAAGTTCCTCGAGAAACAGGAAGCGCGCTAG
- a CDS encoding SpoIIE family protein phosphatase, which translates to MTEHSNRSLRRILLARGISRRFIPQTRLAQLAGYAAGITLLFGLLLLGLRWSGANAAGIGFAQWWFNAGRIVTGVLLFALLIRWFRQRFLWSLRRRLLVTYFFIGVIPIVLLVVLAGTAFYLIGNQYAASVVSADLHGELNALRVGANMLAGEASIGKKPGALADSPAWRTFRAQFPTTEIALWEGTDAQHVLSAPDPPTFARPTWAKEDRQIVANDNGKLYLRVIKHFQRGGVPALLVASESLDRTLLDRTARNTGLVRFSDSSQVSSQVDFNVEDSSASAPAPTQSRQLRPRIVLSPVEGGSLPNPAFGWDTERTFGSLVGTVDWDDGDLGTALLQVRTRGSVLYSRLFRGLAGWGVGIAIVLAIVAIVFAIIEIIALSLGLGLSRTITRSISNLYRATLRIKGGDFSHRIHVEGRDQLAELQRSFNAMTEDIERLILTQKEKERMQGELAIAQEVQDQLFPHSAEGLPTLELHGICRPARTVSGDYYDFLPFGEGKLGIAVGDISGKGISAALMMATVHSAVRAYERLGRAALPAFTHAAAAPGGENAALMAHATQSPASALALLNRHLYETTPMEKYATLFLGIYDEPQRTMTYANGGHLPPYIVSADGSVRKLDAASGLMVGLFPKPKYEDASIALRPGDVFVAFSDGVIEPENDFGEFGTERLLEIVRAHQRAPLARMSEEVLQAVQDWIGAGEQPDDITLVLARAR; encoded by the coding sequence ATGACAGAACACTCCAACCGGTCCCTGCGGCGAATCCTGCTGGCGCGCGGCATCTCGCGCCGCTTCATCCCGCAGACGCGCCTCGCGCAGCTTGCCGGCTACGCCGCCGGCATCACGCTGCTGTTTGGGTTGTTGCTGCTGGGGTTGCGCTGGAGCGGCGCCAACGCCGCCGGCATCGGATTCGCCCAGTGGTGGTTCAACGCCGGCCGCATCGTGACGGGCGTGTTGCTGTTCGCGCTGCTCATCCGTTGGTTCCGGCAGCGTTTTCTGTGGAGCTTGCGCCGCCGGCTGCTCGTAACCTACTTCTTCATCGGCGTGATCCCCATCGTGCTGCTCGTGGTATTGGCAGGAACCGCCTTTTACTTGATTGGCAATCAGTACGCGGCATCGGTCGTGAGCGCGGACCTGCATGGCGAACTCAATGCTCTGCGGGTCGGCGCCAATATGCTTGCAGGCGAGGCTTCGATCGGGAAGAAACCTGGCGCTCTCGCTGACAGCCCGGCCTGGCGGACCTTCCGTGCTCAGTTCCCCACTACGGAGATCGCGTTGTGGGAGGGCACCGACGCCCAGCATGTTCTGTCCGCGCCGGATCCACCCACGTTCGCAAGACCCACGTGGGCGAAGGAAGACCGGCAAATCGTCGCCAACGATAACGGAAAACTTTATCTGCGCGTCATCAAGCATTTCCAGCGAGGTGGGGTGCCGGCGCTTCTGGTCGCGAGCGAGTCGCTCGATCGGACGCTGCTCGACCGCACCGCCCGGAACACCGGCCTGGTGCGCTTTTCGGATAGTAGTCAGGTTAGTAGCCAAGTGGACTTCAACGTCGAAGACTCTTCCGCCTCCGCGCCCGCGCCGACTCAGTCCCGCCAGCTCCGGCCCCGCATCGTCCTCTCGCCGGTCGAAGGCGGATCGCTGCCAAATCCCGCCTTTGGGTGGGACACAGAACGCACCTTCGGATCGTTGGTCGGAACAGTGGATTGGGATGACGGGGATCTGGGCACAGCGTTGCTGCAAGTGCGCACTCGCGGTTCTGTCCTCTACAGCCGGCTCTTTCGTGGGCTGGCGGGATGGGGCGTTGGCATAGCGATCGTGTTGGCGATCGTCGCGATCGTCTTCGCCATCATCGAGATCATCGCGCTTTCGCTCGGCCTCGGACTCTCGCGCACCATCACCAGGAGCATCTCAAACCTTTATCGCGCCACGCTGCGTATCAAGGGTGGTGACTTCAGCCATCGCATCCACGTCGAAGGGCGCGACCAGCTGGCCGAGCTACAGCGCTCGTTCAACGCCATGACGGAAGACATCGAGCGCCTCATCCTCACGCAAAAGGAGAAGGAACGCATGCAAGGCGAGCTCGCCATCGCGCAGGAGGTGCAGGACCAGCTCTTCCCGCACTCCGCCGAAGGCCTGCCCACGCTCGAACTGCACGGCATCTGCAGACCGGCGCGCACCGTGAGTGGCGACTACTACGATTTCTTGCCCTTTGGCGAAGGCAAGCTGGGCATCGCCGTGGGCGATATCAGCGGCAAAGGCATCTCGGCGGCGCTCATGATGGCGACGGTGCACTCCGCGGTGCGCGCGTACGAGCGTCTGGGACGCGCCGCGCTCCCTGCCTTCACCCACGCAGCCGCCGCTCCGGGGGGCGAGAACGCGGCGCTCATGGCGCATGCGACGCAGTCGCCCGCCTCCGCGCTCGCGCTGCTCAATCGCCATCTCTACGAGACCACGCCGATGGAAAAATACGCCACGCTCTTCCTCGGCATCTACGACGAGCCACAGCGCACCATGACCTACGCCAACGGTGGCCACCTGCCACCCTACATCGTCAGCGCCGATGGCTCGGTGCGCAAACTCGACGCCGCCTCCGGACTCATGGTCGGCCTCTTCCCCAAACCCAAGTATGAAGACGCTTCCATCGCGCTGCGTCCGGGCGACGTTTTTGTGGCCTTCTCCGACGGCGTGATCGAGCCGGAAAACGACTTCGGAGAGTTCGGCACCGAGCGCCTGCTCGAGATCGTCCGCGCACACCAGCGCGCGCCGCTGGCGCGGATGTCGGAAGAGGTCCTGCAAGCGGTGCAGGATTGGATCGGCGCAGGCGAACAGCCCGACGACATCACGCTGGTGCTCGCCCGCGCACGCTAG